The genomic region GTTTCTGCTGGCAGCGAGAACAAGAGTGGTTTCGCGATATCGTAGGGTCTCATTGTGTGGGTGGTCCGGTTGCTTCAAAGAACGGTGGTGACCGACCGAGATCGGGTGTCGGCCCCAACAGCCCCCAGTGGTACTGTGTCACCGTCGATGGTGCCTCAAAAGTCGTGTTCGACCTCTTCCGGGTCTGCTTTCTGGATAATAATCTTGTTATCACGGACGCGAACGAACACCTCATCGCCGATCTCCATCCCGGCGACGGCTAGCTCGTCTTCGTGAATGTTGATATGTACGTTGTGGTACTCGCCGTCCTCATCTTTGGCGCCACTCGGGCTAAGCTTCTTCTTTCGCACCATCGCGCTATCCTACTCCGCACTTCACCGCAGGATACACTTAAGTCTACCGTGCCGTCGGTCGCTGGGTGGCGGTTTTGTGGACGCGCGTGACGATCTTAGTCCGAATATTTGGCTTGAACTGGCTGGTCTGGGGGGTCGAAGCGGCACCCGATGGCATCAGTGTATAAAAGCACCCCCTGACGGAGGGCGGATTGGGGGGTATATTTATGTTCTGCCATGTGCTGAATTGGCATGGAGCGGTGAAATCCATGGCACCCGACAGTGACAAGCGCAACTTCGCACTGCGCGAAGACGGTGACGAATCGAGCGTCTTCTCGGGCGGAACACCTCGACAGGCTGCGCTGAAGGCAGCACGTCGACTCGAACCGGCCGACGGTGAAGAGCAGGCTGACCCTGAGGAGATACGACTACGGGAGAAGGGGACCCACAAAGTCCATATCTACGAGGCGTGGGCATGGGTCGAGGAGGCACCCGACGACAAGCCCGACTGGATGCCCGGCGACATCACGAAAGGGAACGTCTCAAAGCAGGGCGTCGAACACCTAGACGAGATCTAGGTCGCATTCCCGACATTTTCGGTAGCCCTTTCAGTTGATGAGC from Haloarcula sp. H-GB4 harbors:
- a CDS encoding non-histone chromosomal MC1 family protein: MAPDSDKRNFALREDGDESSVFSGGTPRQAALKAARRLEPADGEEQADPEEIRLREKGTHKVHIYEAWAWVEEAPDDKPDWMPGDITKGNVSKQGVEHLDEI